The following nucleotide sequence is from Alkalihalobacillus sp. LMS39.
TATTCTTCGGTCTTACACAACGTCAGTTAATTGGGTTTGGTGTAGCTGTAATTTCGGGAACTGCTACCTTTTTAGCATTGAAGCCCATTAGTATAGATGCAGGAATGTACGGATTATTTTTTTCAGGAGCACCCATTTTCTTTGCGACAATCTATCAGAGAGACGGTATGTACACAGAACAATGGATTAAGTTAATTATCGAACACAAATACCTTAATCCATCCAGAAGATACTTTAGAGTATCAAAACGGAACTTACCATTAGCAAAAGAAAGGAAGGTGGTGCAACGTGCAAAAAAACGTAGGAAGTCACAAACTAGAAAGCTCAAACAAACTAAAGCGACGAAACCTGTTTCAAGTTCTACAACTACTGACAGACAAAAAACGGAAAAAACGAACGTCAACACAAGAAACACTTAATTACAACAAGATGTACCAAAACGGAATTTGTAATGTATCAGGTGATATTTACAATCGAATGATTCGCTTTTCTGACATTAGTTACCAACTTTCACAAGACGAAATTAAGCAACGTATTTTTGCTCAATATAGCTCATTGTTAAACTCATTTGACAATACAGTAAAGATTCAATTTTGCTTTATTAATTACCGATTGCCAAGAGAAAACAATCACAAAGAAGTAATTGAAACTATCAAAACCAGAAGTGATGTAGATGTTTCTGAGTTCGAATCATTAAAAGAGGAATATTTTAACTTTCTGGAAGAACAACGTCAAAAAGGGAGTAATGGAATCGTCAGAAATATGTACCTCGTATTTTCAATTGAAGATCCTAGCTATGAAAGTGCTGTGCGTAGATTAAACAATATTGAAGCTAATATACAATCAAACTTTCAGCCGATGGGAGTCAGTACAGAAGAATTAGACGGTATGGAGCGTTTATCGATTATTAACTACTTATTAAACGGAAACAGTAAACATTATATTGATTTAGATTCTGTGCAAACAAACGAATTTAAAAAATACGCTTTCAAAGATTTTATAGCTCCTAAATTTATAGAATTTAAGCCAGAACAATTTACAGTGAACAGTAAACATGGAGCTACCCTGTATTACAGTGTTGAAGCTAACGAACTATCAGATCGAGTATTAGCTGAGTTTTTGGAATTAGATTTAGAAATGTTAGTAAGTATGCACATTTACTCATTAGACCAACAAAAAGCGGTTCGAATGGTTAAAAGAAAATCTTCTGACCTCGATACGATTAAAATTGAAGAACAGAAAAAAGCACTTAAAGCAGGATACGACATTGATATTCTCCCTACAGACTTAGACATGAATGTTGAGGAATCAAAGAAAATATTAAAAGAATTACAACGTGAAAACGAAAAGTACTTTTTCTTAACGTTAACAATTACTGTTTTTGAAAACCAAAAGAAAGACTTAGACAATGCTATTTTTAGAGTTCAAAGCATAGCTGCAAAGCAAAATTGCACTCTAAAGAAAATGAAATATCAGCAAGAAAAAGGGTTCATTAGCGCTTTACCTCTAGGTGTAAATTTGAACGAACCTGAATTAGAAAGAGGTTTAACAACATCATCAACCGCTATCTTTGTGCCTTTCACTACACAAGAGCTATTTCAAGAAGACAATGAACCCATTTATTACGGTCTTAATGCTCTTAGTAATAACATGATTCAAGTATCGAGAAAGAGCTTAAAAAATCCGAATGGATTAATGCTAGGTACACCAGGTTCAGGTAAGTCTTTTTCTGCGAAAAGAGAAATCATCGACACATTCTTACGAACAACCGACGACATTTTAATCTGCGATCCAGAAGGAGAATATTTCCCTTTCGTAAAAAGGCTTGGCGGTGACGAAGTAAAGATAGCCATTAGGTCAGATCACTTTATAAACCCCTTAGATATATCGTTAGAGTACGGTGAAGGTGAAAATCCTGTTGCATTCAAAAGTGATTTTATTTTAACGATGATGCAACTAATAGCTGGCGGTAAAACAGGATTAACAGCTCGCCAAAAAACAATTGTTGATAAATGTGTACAAATTATCTATCGGCCATTTATTGAAAATCCTATTCCCGAAAATATACCGATATTAGAAAATTTGTTTAATGCTTTCAAAAATTCTAATTCAGTTGAAGGGAATGACTTAGCTGACGCTCTAGAATTGTATGTTCATGGCTCACTAAACATTTTTAACAACCGAACAACAATTAATACGAACAACCGTTTGATTTGTTTCAATATCAAAGAGCTTGGTTCAAACTTACGGGAATTAGGAATGTTAGTCCTGCAAGACCACGTTTGGAACAAAGTTACAATGAACCGAAACAAAAAAAGAACATGGTATTACATGGATGAATTTCATAAATTACTTGCTGAAGAACAAACGTCAAATTACAGCGTTGAGTTTTGGAAGAGATTCAGAAAATGGGGTGGAATACCAACTGGAATCACACAGAACGTAAAGGACTTGTTATTAAGTCCTCGTATTGAAACAATCATTGATAATACTGACTTTGTTTATTTACTGAATCAGGCAACAAGTGATCGGGTCATTTTACAACAAAAGTTTGAAATTAGTAATTACCAAGCAGACTACATTACTAATTCAGATGAAGGGTCAGGGTTGATTGTTTATAACGGTATAATCTTACCATTTAAAGACAAGTTTCCTCACGACAATTCTTTATATCCAGTAATGACAACAAAAACCGATGAAATCAAACAGTTTGAAGAAAAAAAGCTAAGGATTATTCTTGATAGTCAGTGAGGTGACCTGTTATGGCTTTAAAAAAACAATATGATAATTCTCAAAAATTACAGCCACAGCTTGACGAAAAAATTAAACCGACTAAGAAAAAAAGTGGTTCCTCAATCCTTGCTAAAGAAACAGTAAAGTCTACTAGCGATAAAATCGTTAAAAGCAGTGTGAATAAATACAGCCAAGAATTACAGCGTGACGATGTAGGTGTTGAAGTTGTTGGGAAAACAACTGAAGTTGTTACTAAAGTAGGTAAAAAAGTAAACACAATCCGTAAAGAGAAAAAACTCAAACAAAAAAACTCTGATATAAAGCTAGTGAAGAAACGAAATTCGAGTGACAACTTTATAAAAAAATTGTCTAAACAACCCACAGCGTTATCGACAAAGGCAATCAAACGAGGGGTCTCCAATTATAAAAAGCAGCTCGAAAAAGACGATGTAGGTGTTGAAGTAGTCGGGAAAGGTGCAACACTTACAAAAGAAGGAGTTAAAACTCTAGAAAGAGCTAACAAAATAAGGAAGCATCGACTCAATCAAGAAAAACTTCAGGGTATGTCAACAAAATTATCTGGTGGCAACCAAAAGCTTTCAACGAAACAAAGTCAAAAAAGCAAACTCACAAAAAATGCTAAATCTCAACTGAAGAAGAAAGTAATGAAAAGAAAATTGTATGCCAATAAGGGCAAACAGAAAGCTATATCTGCCATTTCAGGCGGTATAAAAACATTCTTTAAAAGCATCGGAACGAAAGCTTCACTAACCGCTTTAAAAAGCATGTTGGGTACAAAATTGGCGGTTGGTGCTGGAGCACTTTTTATAAAATTAACACCGATTTTCCTTGTTTGTCTTCTACTCTTTTCTTTAATTGCTTTCTTTATGTTTGGTGGTGGTGGTGTTCAACAACAAATAGAAGCCGAAATAGGAACATCGAGGAATCTATCACCCGAAGTTGAACAATGGAGAGACCTAGTCATGACTGAAGCTGAAGCACAAGGAATGAGTGATTATGTAAATTTAGTTCTCGCTATAATCCAAGTCGAATCGGGAGGGAGAGGTACTAGGGATATTATGCAATCTTCCGAATCCGCAGGATATCCACGTAACTATTATCAAACCGAGGAGGAGTCCGTTCGACAGGGGATTAAATATTTAAAGCACATTGTCCTTATTCTCAAAGGTTATGAAAAAGGCTATGAAAACAATGCTAAATTAATTGCACAAAGCTACAATTTTGGTGCTCCATTTGCACATTATGTAGGTAATTTAGGTGGAGAGTTCGATTTAGAAGTCGCTGAAGCTTATAGCCTTACTGTTGTTGCGCCAAGTTTAGGTAATACAACAGGAGAGACATACCCATATGTGAATGAAATATCAGTCCGTCTCGGAAAACCTTACTTATACCGTAACGGTGGGAATTTCATGTATGGGGAATTGGTCGGTCAATACATTATCAACACTGCTCTTTCAGGAGATTTTGCCATCGTAATGGAAGAGTTGTTGAAATACCAAGGAACTCCATATGTATGGGGTGGAAAAACCCCAGATACAGGATTTGATTGCAGTGGATTAGTTGCATGGGGTCTTAAACAAATCGGTATTAACTTACCTTCCCCTGCAGCTGCTCAATTTCATAACACGATACCAATTGATATAGAAGATGCTCAACCCGGTGACCTTATATTTTTTAGGGGAACATACGGTGGTCCGAACCACATATCACATGTAGGGTTTTATATTGATGAAACAACAATGTATGACTCTAACAGTAATGGTGTAGGTTACACAGATTGGAAATTGCCATACTGGCAACATCACTTTTTAGGAATTAGAAGAGTCGTTAAATAAATTAGGAGTGTTTAACATGAGTAAAGTCAAAAAAATCGAGGAACGAATCGAAAGCTATACCGAAGCTCTTAAAGCAGAAATGCAAAATAGTAGCGATACGACGAGATTCAATAATTACAAAGAGGGGTGAAAACAAATGAAACATAAACTCGTTAAACGATTATTAATTGCTAGTTTATTAGTTTCTGCTCTTATCGTTACTTCCATTACTACAGCCTATGCTAATGAAGATGAGGAATCTGTTGACGTTGGCGATCCACCTAGTGGTGAAAATGTAATCAGAAACGAAAATGAAGTTGAAATTGATATAGACACTCCTGCAAGCGTGACAGGGGAACGAATGGAAGGCAATGGAACAGTCGTTGATTTTACAACAAGTGGTTCAAAAGCGTTTTACACGATTGTAGATAATGACCAACAAACATTCTATTTAATTATTGATATGGACAAGCCACAAAATAATGTGTATTTCCTTTCAGATATTAATCGAGCTGAATTAGGTGTTGCGGCTGCTAACACTCCAGACGATCAAGCTAGAGTTGCTCCCACACCTCCAAATGGAATGGAAGAACCTGAACTAGCATTAGAATCGGAGGACGTAACAGGAACAACATCTGGAACAGATACAGATGATAATAATTTAGGCTTCTTATTAACAGTTGTAGTTATAGGTATAGTCGGAGCGTTTGCCTACTTCTTCTTAGTAGTAAAGAAGAAGCAAACCAAAAATAAATCTGAAGATAATGCAGTAATGTCTGAAGACTATGAGGATGATTTCGAAGGTGATATGTACGAGGAAGATTTTTATGAAGAAGACCATACAGAAACGGAACAACAACAGCAAGAAGATAGATGATTTTAAAAGTCTATATAAAAAGAAATCTGTTTCATCTTCCTCGTAAGCAAAATGATTTAACCGAATTAATTAAAGAAAAGTTTTACAAAAACAAAACATTAGTAAAGACTGCTTTCCAAAAATTATATTCGATAACTGAAATAGAAAATGAAAATATTGTTGTAGAACGAAACACTAACATTTTTCTGTTGAATTTATATTTGCTAGTTCTCCAAGAAAAAGGAGAACTAGCCTTCACAGAAAAAGTGGAATTTAATGATAAAGTACTTCTGCAAAAAATTGAAGAAAAAACAAGGTTGAATGTATTGAACGATTCCATCGAAGACATTGAAGAATTAGTCTTAAACCACTTATATCCTACTGAGCAGAAAGCAACAAAAAAAGAACGTTTATTAGATACAAAAGATACAAGCAGCCGAGCTACTTTCGATCATATCGATTTTAGTATCGAATGGATTAAAAAAGCTCATAACAAATTAAACGAATAAAGGAAGGAGCAAAAAAATTGTTAAGAAGAACGCTAATTTTCCTTATTTGCTTGGTATTGTGTTTTTCGTTACCGTTCAATGTTGGTGCTGTCGATTCGCTTTCAGACCAAAGACAACACTACTTGAAAATAACGTATGACGATAAAGTCATCTTTCACGAACAAATTGCCGAAGGTAAAATCATTCAAGTGAAAAATGCTCATGGTGACATTATAAAAAGCGAAGTATTAAAACGAGAAGAAGTTTATGAATTAAGGGAAGTAGAACCCTCACAGGGCTATGTGTTGAGTTATTGGGATATTCAAGAAGACGAAAAATATTTGGTTGTTACTCCTGTTTTAACAGAAGTGAAAGCAATCAATATCACATTTAACGCTTTGGAAGGAGGTGAATTAATTGAAAATAACGCTCAAACAAGGGTTATTACAAAAAGCGTGGATAAGGGAACACTCTTAAAAGAGGTATTACCTAAAACAAATCCTCGTAAAGATTACAAGTTATCAGGATGGTATTTAAAAACAAACGATAAGAAATTTAAAAAAATTGAAAACCTGACATCATTAGAAGTATCTGGCCCAAATGAATATTACGCAAAATTTTATCCAGACATAAATGACAATAACATCGATGATCGTACAGAAAAAATCAAGGTGAAGTTCAGACCTAATACCGGTAAAAAAATCAAAAATAAGACTATATTTGTTGGAGAATCTTTTGAACTACCAAAGCTGGAACGAAAGAATTATATTTTTCTCGGTTGGTACTATGATGAAGATTTCAAAAACAAATACAGTAACCAAGACCGACTAATGGAAGATACTACGTTATATGCACGATGGGAAAAAGCTGAAAAAGTTTTACAAGAAAGTGAATCAGAACCCATTACAGACAAAGAAATTTCAGACCAAATTGAACATTACTTAAATGAAAGATTACGAGAAATTGAAGAACAACTTTTACAAAGGTCATCTGGTAATAGAAATGAAAGTTCCAATAGCAACAACGACAGTAACAACAACATACTTGACCAAATCGATGGATTTGAATTAGGCGGAACTCAAAACAATCCATATACCTACAACGAAGTTTTGACATACACAGAGACAAAATACGTTTTCAATAATACCAACATTGGTGAACGTTATATGATTAAGTTTAAAGACCAAAATAATCAATTTTTATTCAGTTTAACTTTGCCTTATGGGAGATCCATTCATGTGCTGCATGAAAATGAGAGTATTCAAAAAGAATACGCTGTGAGGCAGGAAACAACGATTAATTTAAACATACCTGATTTTGTTCATAACGAATCCGAATTTATCGGTTTCGATTCCAGAACAAAAAGAGTAAATAGTTCATCCATTACAGAGGTTTATCCCAAAGTGCAACAATATCAACCTACGGATGTACTAGTATCCAATGAGCTAGTCGAAGAATTAGCAAGTGAAGAAATAGAAAGTGCATCACATATAATTGCTCTTATTTCAACAGTGATATTGCTTGTACTTGTTATCGCTATAGTTATTTACTTCATATTTTCACGTCAAAAAAGCAAAAAATCTGACGTTGTAAATGTGAAATAAAATGAAATAAAAAATTTTAAAGTAGAGGAGTTTTGTATTATGTCATTCTTTTTGACAGGTGTAGATGTTCTTCAGAAGTTGGTAATTTTAATCGGTGCTGGATTAGGAGTTTGGGGCGTAGTTAACCTACTAGAAGGTTACGGAAATGATAATCCTGGGGCAAAGTCTCAAGGTATGAAACAATTTATGAGTGGAGCAGGGATTGTAATAATCGCTATGCTTTTAATTCCTCAGTTAAAAACTTTGTTCGCCACATAAATAAAAAGATACAACTGACAAGGGCGAGTTGAAAAACTCGTCCTTATTATTTTATAGAAGGAGTAGATAGCATTGATTGAAAAAATGAAAGCAAACAAAGTCTATCTCACTTTGGGCGTATTTTTATTTGTTTTAGTAAACTATTTGTCTTATTATTTTCGGGTGACATTTGCTCACGACTTTCTTACAGGTTTCAATTATCTTTTTGAGCAACCTAAATACTTATTTTACGCTTTCCCTTTATCTTTTAATATAACTGATTTAAGTATTGCTTCTGTGGTTATTGCGGTCGGTGCGTTACTTCTATATGAGAAAAACCAAAACAAAAAGAAGTATAAAAAAGGTGTTGAACATGGTTCTGCGGAATGGGGAACAGTCGAAAGAGATTTAAAGGGTATGTACGATGAAAATGACCAATATAACAATCTCATTTTTAGCGAAAAAACAAAAATAAGATTAGACGATACAGGCACTCCATTTGATACAAGACGTAATAAAAATGTCATTTATATCGGGGGTTCAGGTAGTGGTAAAACCCGTTTTGGAGTCAAGCCAAATTTACTTCAAATGAACGCTAGTTTCGTTGTTACTGATCCGAAAGGAACAATCGTCAATGAAGTAGGGATGGCACTAAAAAATGTCGGAAAATACAAGATTAAAATTTTTAATACAACCAATTTTAATAAATCAATGAAATACAATCCGTTAAGCTACGTCAAGACTGAACAAGATATTTTAAAACTAGTTGAGACAATTATCTCTAACACAACCAATGAAGATTCACAGTCCGAAAGCTTTTGGGTGAATACCGAAAAACTACTTTATCAAGCTTATTTGAGCCTTATTATTTCTAAATTCCCTAAAGAAGAACAGCATTTAGGAACATTAATCGATTTAATCTCTTACTCTAACGTAAAAGAAGAGGACGAAGAATATAAAAATGCGGTTGATTATTTGTTTGAGGAACTAGAAATGGAAGATAAAGAACATTTTGCAGTAAAACAATATAAAGCGTATAAGTTAGCTGCTGGGAAAACCGCTAAAAGTATTTTAATTTCTTGTGCTACACGTTTAGCTCCTTTAAACATTCCAGCTGTTCGAGACTTACTATCAAAGAATGAAATTAATTTAGAGACATTTGGGGACAAAGGAAGAAAGACCGCCTTATTCGTTATCATACCTGATACCGATCCAACATTTAACTTCCTTGTATCGATGATGTACACTCAATTATTTAATATTTTAGTGACTAGAGCAGATGAAAAATATAAAGGCTCATTACCTACTCACGTTCGCTTTATGCTTGATGAATTTGCCAATATCGGTTTGATACCTAATTTTGATAAATTAATCGCTACAATCCGTTCTCGGAACATGTCAGCAACGATCATAATTCAAACGTTGTCACAATTAAAATCAATTTATAAAGATAATGCTGAAACAATTGTAGGTAACTGTGATACATCAATTTTTCTTGGTGGAAATGAAAAATCTACAATTAAATCCTTGTCTGAGGATTTAGGAAAAGAAACGATAAATGACTATAATGAATCTCGTACAAGATCGAACAATGATAGTTACGGTCAAAATTATTCAAAATTAGGTCGTGCATTAATGACTGAAGATGAAATTAAGAGGATGGATCGTGATACCTGCATTGTCCAAATCCTCGGCAAAAGACCGTTTAAAGATAAAAAATATCCTTTAGAAAAGCATCCACGCTATAAATTTCACAGTGATGGTAATAAATATTGGTTTGATATAGACCAATATTTACAAGCCTTGAGACGTCCTAAAAAACAAAAAATAAAGACAAGTAAGGTAAAGGATACAAATATAACTTCTGTTGAATCACCTCAACCACAATTAAAATTAACAGCTACAACTGATTCAATCAGTATAAATTTAAAAAAATATGGGGAGAAAATATAAAACACAAAGAGCGCAGAATGAATTAATTGCTATCGGATTATGTATCGCTTAGCATAGGTTAGTCCACACCTGTTCAACCAAGTGTGGACTAGCTTAATAGAGTTAATTCTTTTTCTAGCTCATTTATTTAACAATTAAGGCAAGCGTAAACAAAACGTACATGCTCAATACTTTTACTGCAGAAGAAATCACTTTTATTTCTCTTAGCACTTTTGTAATCATCTCTGGTAGAGTGCCATCGCAGCACGAACAAACCTGATCTCTTTAGTTAGGCGGTATTCTACCGTTTCCACAGGCAAGTTTTCTAGTTTTATATCTCGTTGACCTTGACTTACTTCTGCTTCATGGTAGTTCGAGATGGTTAAGATTAATTTTTCGCTCGAAGAGCAGATTTGTCGTTGTTGACAAAGACTGAACTTTTCTTTGCTGTTAGTTCAGTATTCTGCCTTTTAAAGCGAATCACATTTTAAGTGTAACTCATCTATTTGTTGGTTAAGTTTGTCGTTTTCATTTTCATATTTTTATATAATAGTGTGTGCCTGAATTTGGTGAATCATAGGAAATAATGTAATTGACGATAAATTTTAGTGAATTTAGAAGAACTACTATCATTTGGTAGTTCAAAAGTACCGCTTTATTAGTGTCGGTAATAAAAACAAAATCCATTTGCCTCCCAATGTAGTTTTTTAATTTATCTCGCTTTCGGTTACAAAAAACGAAAAGTTAAAAATCCTGAAATTTTTCAGTCTTAACACACAAATTTAATATCCCATATGAATGTGATTTTACAAGTTGTTAAAAACAAAAGACGACTAAACTACTGTTGAAATTTATATAAAGATGGTTAGGGATCAGAAATTAAAAGCTAGTGGTATACATAGGAATTAATGTTCATAATTGTAAATAGTATGGTAAAATACGTAATATAAAAGAATATCTAATAAGTGGTAGGTGTATTTAATGTATACTCGTAAAGAATTAACCGTTTCAAAAAAGTTTTTTTCTAAATATAAAACTATTTCTGATGCCATAAGGGATGCAAAACCTGGTTTTAAAGTTTTTGTTGAGCCTGGTACCTACTATGAAAATATTATTATAGATAAAGATGTGGAAATAATCGGAAAAGGATCGGTGGACGACATCGTTCTGTTTAGTATCAATATATCTGCTATTAAGATGCAGACAGAATGTGCTTCTGTTCGAGGGATAACCATCCGCCAAGGAGGAAAAGTCGAGGAAAAGATAGGTTATAGTGCTGTCAGCTCGTATATGGGTTCATTGACTTTGGAGAATTGTGTTATTAGTTCAGAAATAGGAATAGGCATTATTGTAACTGAAGAAGGAAATCCAATTATTCGAGAATGTAAAATTTATAGTAATAAAGATAGTGGTGTAGTATTTTTAGGAGGCAGTGGAATCATTGAAAATTGTGAAATCTATAATAATGGAAGTGCGAATGTAGAGATATCATCAGAAGCGGATCCAGTACTAAGGGGCTGTAAAATTTATAACAGTAAGCAATGGGGCGTAGTAGTTATGAAAAAAGGCCGGGGAACAATGGAAAACTGTGAAATCTATAGTAACGCATTGGATAATGTAGTGATAATAAGTGAAGGGTATCCAGTGTTAAAGAGCTGTAAGATATACAGCAGTGAGGAAAGTGGTGTATCCGTGGTGTACGAAGGCCGAGGAACACTGGAGAACTGTGAAATCTATAGTAACGCTAAACCCAATGTTGTAATAGATAATAAGGGAGATGCGTTGTTAAAAAGCTGTAAGATATACAGTGGTGAGCAAAGTGGCGTATTGGTGAAGGGAAAAAGTCGTGGGATTATTGAAGACTGTTATATATATGACCATCGTCATGACCACCAGATACATCTCCAAGGTACTATAGGGGTACTAAGAAATACTAGAATTATAGATGGTGGAAATTATGGTATTTATGTCGAGTCTGGCTATCCACTTATCTATTATTGCACCATTAAAAACCATCTAGTGGAAGACATTTATACGGATGAATATAGTATGTCGAGTATTCTGTTGGAAAATGAAAGTTTGGAGAGGGAGACAAAATCACGTGATGATAAGCCAACAAACCAATCCAAGTATGAGCAAATTTTTGGATTTAATCCATATGATTTAGAGCAAGAGGAGTTAAAATTGTGGCTACTAGAGGAACAAAAGAAATGGCTTAAGCGAATTAATGCACCAAGCTTAGAACGAAGACAAGAAGCAGAACAAATGCTTGAAATCATTGGAGAAGCTGAAAAAGAGTTATTGAAATAAAAGAAAATGTTAGTGGGAAAGGGTGGTAAGCTTGCTTATTGGAATTGATTTAGGAACAACAAACTCAGCAGTCTCTTATATTGACGAACATGGAAATCCAGTAATTATTCCTAACCGTGAAGGTGAAAGAACAACTCCTTCCGTTATTTTCTTTGAAGATGATACACCAATTATAGGAAGCTCTGCCAAAGCTATGTCGGTGAGTGACCCGTTTAATACGATTCAATTTGTTAAGAGACATATGGGGAGCAAGAGCTTTAATTTTAAAACAGGGACCGGAACAACATATACAACAGAAGAGCTTTCGGCATTAGTTTTAAAAAGGTTAAAGAAAGATGCTGAAACCTATTTAGGACAAACCATAACAAAGGCTGTTATTACTGTACCGGCATATTTCGATGATGCACAAAGACAGGCAACATTAGATGCCGGTGAAATTGCTGGATTACAAGTTTTAAGAGTAATTAATGAGCCGACAGCCGCAGCTTTAGCATATGGTTTACGTCAAGGAACGGAAGAACAAAATATTCTCGTTTATGACCTTGGTGGTGGGACATTTGACGTTACTATATTAAGTATATCCAAGGATGTTATTAGAGTGAGAGCAACAGGTGGGGATCGGAACCTCGGCGGTTTTGACTTTGATAATAAAGTTATTAATTATGTACAAGAGAAGTTTGAAGAGGAGCATAAAATTGACTTATATGACGATGAAATTGCTCTGCAAGAGTTAAGGGAGAAGGCGGAAGTATGTAAAAAAACGCTAACAAACCGCAAGAAAGCGCTAATCAATATTACGTCACAAGGTAAATCGTTACGAGTAGAAATCACGAAAGAGATATTTGAGGAAATGATTTCCCCGCTTCTCAATCGTACCTCACTCATTATGAATACAGTGTTAAATGATGCTAATTTATCTTGGGAGGAGATTGATAAAGTGCTGCTTGTTGGTGGGTCAACTCGTGTTCCGGCAGTCAGTGACATAATCGAAAAAACGACGGGGAAATCTCCTTCGTTAGATGTAAACCCTGATGAAATTGTTGCATTAGGTGCAGCGATTCAAGCGATGCTCTTGGATCAGAATAGTGAGGTTAGTCCAAGCGATTCAGCTAATGTCATTATCGATGTGAATTCTCATAGTTTAGGAACATTAACAATAGATTCTGATACTGAAAAATTTGTAAACTCTATTATTTTACCAAGAAATACTGAGTTGCCAGCAAGTAAAAGTGAAGTTTACTATACATGTGAAGATAATCAAAAAAGCATTCACCTTCAGCTTACAGAAGGTGAAGATGAGGATCCAGAGTATGTTCGAGTGATCGGGGAAACACTAATTCAACTCGAAGAACATCTTCCTGCTGAATCTCCTTTACGGATTACGATCTCTTACGATGAAAATGGGATAATTCATGCTTATGCCCATGACGAAACATCAAAGAAACAGTTAGGTGAGCTAAAGATTAATCGAACTGCTAACTTAAGTGGAGACAGTGTAGACGAAAAGACAAAAAAGTTTTTACTCATTGATGTTGAATAATAATCAAATGTGTTAGATATCTAGGGTTATAATTCTAGATATCTATATTTATGTTTGCAAATTAATAAAAGAAAGAGGTGTATCTATTCAAAATGAATTACTACGATAGGACTCCTGCTATTCAAGCGTTTTGTCAGCAAATCGAAAACGATACACGATTTGGTATCAACCAAAAATCGATTCAACGGGTTGAGAAAAAATTAGCTGAATATCCTCAACATCCTGATTTATTGTTCTTAATGGGAAAGTTATTTTTTTATTTGAATGAGTGGTTAAAGGCTTCAAAATATTTCTATCAGGCAGTGAAAGCAAAATCAACGGTAGCCGAACATTTTGCCTTCT
It contains:
- a CDS encoding VirB4-like conjugal transfer ATPase, CD1110 family, with the protein product MTDKKRKKRTSTQETLNYNKMYQNGICNVSGDIYNRMIRFSDISYQLSQDEIKQRIFAQYSSLLNSFDNTVKIQFCFINYRLPRENNHKEVIETIKTRSDVDVSEFESLKEEYFNFLEEQRQKGSNGIVRNMYLVFSIEDPSYESAVRRLNNIEANIQSNFQPMGVSTEELDGMERLSIINYLLNGNSKHYIDLDSVQTNEFKKYAFKDFIAPKFIEFKPEQFTVNSKHGATLYYSVEANELSDRVLAEFLELDLEMLVSMHIYSLDQQKAVRMVKRKSSDLDTIKIEEQKKALKAGYDIDILPTDLDMNVEESKKILKELQRENEKYFFLTLTITVFENQKKDLDNAIFRVQSIAAKQNCTLKKMKYQQEKGFISALPLGVNLNEPELERGLTTSSTAIFVPFTTQELFQEDNEPIYYGLNALSNNMIQVSRKSLKNPNGLMLGTPGSGKSFSAKREIIDTFLRTTDDILICDPEGEYFPFVKRLGGDEVKIAIRSDHFINPLDISLEYGEGENPVAFKSDFILTMMQLIAGGKTGLTARQKTIVDKCVQIIYRPFIENPIPENIPILENLFNAFKNSNSVEGNDLADALELYVHGSLNIFNNRTTINTNNRLICFNIKELGSNLRELGMLVLQDHVWNKVTMNRNKKRTWYYMDEFHKLLAEEQTSNYSVEFWKRFRKWGGIPTGITQNVKDLLLSPRIETIIDNTDFVYLLNQATSDRVILQQKFEISNYQADYITNSDEGSGLIVYNGIILPFKDKFPHDNSLYPVMTTKTDEIKQFEEKKLRIILDSQ
- a CDS encoding lysozyme family protein; amino-acid sequence: MALKKQYDNSQKLQPQLDEKIKPTKKKSGSSILAKETVKSTSDKIVKSSVNKYSQELQRDDVGVEVVGKTTEVVTKVGKKVNTIRKEKKLKQKNSDIKLVKKRNSSDNFIKKLSKQPTALSTKAIKRGVSNYKKQLEKDDVGVEVVGKGATLTKEGVKTLERANKIRKHRLNQEKLQGMSTKLSGGNQKLSTKQSQKSKLTKNAKSQLKKKVMKRKLYANKGKQKAISAISGGIKTFFKSIGTKASLTALKSMLGTKLAVGAGALFIKLTPIFLVCLLLFSLIAFFMFGGGGVQQQIEAEIGTSRNLSPEVEQWRDLVMTEAEAQGMSDYVNLVLAIIQVESGGRGTRDIMQSSESAGYPRNYYQTEEESVRQGIKYLKHIVLILKGYEKGYENNAKLIAQSYNFGAPFAHYVGNLGGEFDLEVAEAYSLTVVAPSLGNTTGETYPYVNEISVRLGKPYLYRNGGNFMYGELVGQYIINTALSGDFAIVMEELLKYQGTPYVWGGKTPDTGFDCSGLVAWGLKQIGINLPSPAAAQFHNTIPIDIEDAQPGDLIFFRGTYGGPNHISHVGFYIDETTMYDSNSNGVGYTDWKLPYWQHHFLGIRRVVK
- a CDS encoding CD1107 family mobile element protein codes for the protein MKHKLVKRLLIASLLVSALIVTSITTAYANEDEESVDVGDPPSGENVIRNENEVEIDIDTPASVTGERMEGNGTVVDFTTSGSKAFYTIVDNDQQTFYLIIDMDKPQNNVYFLSDINRAELGVAAANTPDDQARVAPTPPNGMEEPELALESEDVTGTTSGTDTDDNNLGFLLTVVVIGIVGAFAYFFLVVKKKQTKNKSEDNAVMSEDYEDDFEGDMYEEDFYEEDHTETEQQQQEDR
- a CDS encoding PrgI family protein, whose product is MSNNNNYVIPIPKDLKKIQAKLFFGLTQRQLIGFGVAVISGTATFLALKPISIDAGMYGLFFSGAPIFFATIYQRDGMYTEQWIKLIIEHKYLNPSRRYFRVSKRNLPLAKERKVVQRAKKRRKSQTRKLKQTKATKPVSSSTTTDRQKTEKTNVNTRNT